A genomic segment from Leptolyngbya boryana PCC 6306 encodes:
- a CDS encoding Lpg1974 family pore-forming outer membrane protein — protein sequence MKKIHAPWIAASAIFLAPFSAFATEVSPAPSTIAQASPNAELIRKLQLLEQKQQELEQEIESLRQQISPQSGTAKKPTSDQVGVTAPEKRPQQFEVSAEALFLKARTSNAMDFAIVDSGQALAVSGDLARVRYEDPTALRVGLTYRPEKTAWEVAATHMFFNTGGQQSAVRPTQGFLYSTLTHPVQNDSANTADASARMNYAATDAELAYRFKIGQSLGVRVFGGLRFATVNQVMNVAYDGRDFNQATARIENRLSGFGPRMGAQADLRLGKDFSLFGRGAGMILVGNRTTSYEETDNNRADLVARISQDKYQTFVPGLEFALGVSWQPKISQQATLNLSAGYEYQHLFNVSNSIRFVDGASPGVFSESQNDFSFQGFFMKLGISSEF from the coding sequence GTGAAAAAGATTCATGCCCCTTGGATTGCAGCTTCCGCAATTTTTCTCGCTCCTTTCAGTGCTTTTGCAACTGAAGTTTCTCCTGCTCCTTCGACGATCGCTCAAGCTTCTCCTAATGCAGAGCTAATTAGAAAGCTCCAATTACTAGAGCAAAAGCAACAAGAGCTAGAGCAAGAAATTGAAAGCTTACGTCAGCAGATTTCGCCACAATCCGGCACTGCTAAAAAGCCTACTTCTGATCAAGTCGGGGTGACTGCTCCTGAAAAACGTCCTCAACAGTTTGAAGTCTCGGCAGAAGCATTATTCTTAAAGGCTCGAACGAGTAACGCGATGGATTTCGCGATCGTAGACTCAGGACAAGCACTAGCAGTTAGTGGGGATCTGGCAAGAGTTCGATATGAAGATCCAACGGCGCTGCGCGTGGGTTTAACCTATCGTCCTGAAAAGACAGCTTGGGAAGTGGCTGCAACTCATATGTTTTTCAATACTGGCGGACAGCAAAGTGCCGTTCGACCGACTCAAGGGTTCTTGTACTCTACGTTGACGCATCCGGTTCAGAATGATTCTGCCAATACGGCGGACGCCAGTGCGCGGATGAATTATGCAGCGACTGATGCCGAACTTGCTTATCGGTTCAAAATTGGACAAAGCTTGGGTGTGCGAGTGTTTGGAGGCTTGCGCTTTGCGACTGTGAATCAAGTGATGAATGTTGCCTATGATGGACGAGATTTTAACCAGGCAACGGCTCGGATTGAGAATCGATTAAGTGGGTTTGGACCTCGCATGGGTGCTCAAGCAGATCTCAGGTTGGGCAAAGATTTTAGTCTGTTTGGTCGCGGTGCAGGAATGATTCTAGTGGGCAATCGGACAACGAGCTACGAAGAAACCGATAACAATCGTGCTGATCTGGTTGCTCGGATTTCGCAGGATAAATATCAAACGTTTGTGCCAGGTTTGGAGTTTGCTTTAGGAGTGAGTTGGCAACCCAAAATCAGTCAGCAAGCGACTTTGAATCTGAGTGCGGGTTATGAATATCAACATCTCTTTAATGTGTCGAATTCGATTCGATTTGTCGATGGAGCGAGTCCAGGCGTATTTTCTGAAAGCCAGAATGATTTCAGTTTTCAAGGCTTCTTTATGAAACTTGGGATCAGTTCAGAGTTTTAG
- a CDS encoding ATP-binding response regulator gives MKQFCTLLLIRRSQFDNALFQRSLSQSPDVDWNIVVARSGNAALNICCHAAPDAILMHSDLHDMEGEQFISKLKQFEDTVPIVVIAHTLEIASQLLKAGAKDYILSHKVTPEVLQHTLQSVVLRQMIEGNQKDRLNQQLKQSQIALRRAIAQREEAETANQNKDEFLAVVTHELRTPLNAILGWAKLLRSRNLDSESIDRALETIERNAQSQSQLIEDLLDISRIIRGQLPIKVMMVNLYAVISAAIEGVRPTAAEKNIQLEFSSMDLDLVISGDPKRLQQILLNLLTNAIKFTPAGGKVTVQLTELDGMAYVKVIDTGIGIQPEFLPHIFDRFRQDETNAASADGLGLGLTIVHQLVELHRGSITVESEGSDLGATFTVQFPLASLKL, from the coding sequence ATGAAGCAGTTCTGCACCCTTCTTTTGATTCGCCGATCGCAGTTTGACAATGCTCTCTTTCAGCGATCGCTCAGTCAGTCCCCTGACGTTGACTGGAATATCGTTGTAGCACGTTCAGGCAATGCGGCGCTGAATATTTGTTGCCATGCTGCTCCAGATGCGATCTTGATGCACTCCGATCTGCATGATATGGAAGGCGAACAATTTATTAGCAAACTCAAGCAATTTGAAGACACAGTTCCGATCGTTGTGATCGCGCACACATTAGAAATTGCATCGCAACTTCTAAAAGCAGGTGCAAAAGATTACATCCTCTCGCACAAAGTAACGCCAGAAGTATTACAACATACACTGCAGAGCGTAGTACTGCGGCAAATGATCGAGGGAAACCAAAAGGATCGATTAAATCAACAGCTTAAACAAAGTCAAATTGCGCTGAGAAGAGCGATCGCGCAACGCGAAGAAGCAGAAACCGCAAATCAAAATAAAGACGAATTTCTCGCTGTCGTTACGCACGAACTGCGCACACCACTCAATGCCATTTTAGGCTGGGCGAAATTACTGCGATCGCGCAATCTCGATTCTGAAAGTATCGATCGAGCCTTAGAAACGATCGAGCGCAATGCCCAATCTCAATCTCAATTAATTGAAGACCTCTTAGACATTTCACGCATTATTCGAGGTCAATTGCCGATCAAAGTCATGATGGTCAATTTATACGCAGTCATTTCTGCTGCGATCGAGGGCGTTCGACCAACAGCAGCAGAAAAGAACATTCAGCTTGAATTTAGCTCGATGGATTTAGATCTGGTCATTTCAGGCGATCCGAAACGATTGCAGCAGATTTTATTAAACTTGCTCACCAATGCAATTAAGTTCACTCCAGCAGGCGGAAAAGTTACAGTTCAACTCACTGAACTAGATGGAATGGCATACGTCAAAGTGATCGATACCGGGATTGGGATTCAGCCTGAATTTTTACCGCATATTTTCGATCGGTTTCGTCAGGATGAAACCAATGCTGCTTCCGCAGACGGGTTAGGGTTAGGTCTGACGATCGTGCATCAATTGGTCGAACTGCATCGGGGTTCAATCACCGTTGAAAGTGAAGGCAGCGATCTCGGTGCGACATTCACCGTCCAGTTTCCACTTGCTTCGCTAAAACTCTGA